A portion of the Anas platyrhynchos isolate ZD024472 breed Pekin duck chromosome 26, IASCAAS_PekinDuck_T2T, whole genome shotgun sequence genome contains these proteins:
- the LOC119713855 gene encoding protein S100-A12-like produces MSVSEQAIPRPTTRKMKTDLELALECAINIYHQYAIKNPRDDFLSKPEFTQLLKETAKTFLTHTLPPKMSIDDYINQLFAKADKNRDGRLKFTEFLTTLNLAAIDAHKRSHEPTRGHGPHPVGGHDHGHDHGHDHGHGPRN; encoded by the exons ATGTCAGTGTCAGAACAAGCCATCCCCAGGCCCACCACTCG caAGATGAAGACTGACCTGGAGCTCGCTCTGGAGTGCGCCATCAACATCTACCACCAATATGCCATCAAGAACCCCCGGGATGACTTCCTGAGCAAGCCAGAGTTTACGCAGCTGTTGAAGGAGACCGCCAAGACCTTCCTCACCCACACCTTGCCG CCTAAGATGTCCATCGATGACTACATAAACCAGCTCTTTGCCAAAGCAGACAAAAACCGTGATGGTCGCCTGAAGTTCACTGAGTTCCTCACCACGCTGAACCTTGCAGCCATTGATGCCCATAAAAGGTCCCATGAGCCTACCAGGGGCCATGGCCCACATCCAGTTGGTGGTCACGACCATGGACATGACCATGGACATGACCATGGACACGGTCCCCGCAACTGA
- the LOC119713854 gene encoding protein S100-A6 isoform X1, with translation MAAPLDQAIGLLVATFHKYSGKEGDKNTLSKGELKELIQKELTIGPKLKDAEIAGLMDDLDRNKDQEVNFQEYVTFLGALAMIYNDALLQYK, from the exons ATGGCAGCCCCCCTGGACCAAGCCATCGGGCTCCTTGTGGCCACCTTCCACAAGTACTCAGGGAAGGAGGGTGACAAGAACACCCTGAGCAAGGGCGAGCTGAAGGAGCTGATCCAGAAGGAGCTGACCATCGGGCCG AAACTGAAGGACGCGGAAATTGCTGGGCTCATGGACGACCTGGACCGCAACAAGGACCAGGAAGTGAACTTCCAGGAGTACGTCACCTTCCTGGGCGCCCTGGCCATGATCTACAACGACGCCCTGCTGCAGTACAAGTAG
- the LOC119713854 gene encoding protein S100-A6 isoform X2 — translation MRGGAAQAQPSLPAPRSCPAQAAQPTAMAAPLDQAIGLLVATFHKYSGKEGDKNTLSKGELKELIQKELTIGPKLKDAEIAGLMDDLDRNKDQEVNFQEYVTFLGALAMIYNDALLQYK, via the exons ATGCGAGGAGGAGCTGCGCAGGCAcagccctccctccccgctcccaGATCCTGTCCTGCTCAAGCCG cccagcccacAGCCATGGCAGCCCCCCTGGACCAAGCCATCGGGCTCCTTGTGGCCACCTTCCACAAGTACTCAGGGAAGGAGGGTGACAAGAACACCCTGAGCAAGGGCGAGCTGAAGGAGCTGATCCAGAAGGAGCTGACCATCGGGCCG AAACTGAAGGACGCGGAAATTGCTGGGCTCATGGACGACCTGGACCGCAACAAGGACCAGGAAGTGAACTTCCAGGAGTACGTCACCTTCCTGGGCGCCCTGGCCATGATCTACAACGACGCCCTGCTGCAGTACAAGTAG
- the LOC119713803 gene encoding protein S100-A4-like has product MACPLEQALAVMVTTFHKYSGKEGDKYKLSKAELKELLTKELPSFISKQTDEAGFQKLMSNLDSNRDNEVDFHEYATFLACVAMMCNEFFQGYPDKVPRKK; this is encoded by the exons ATGGCGTGTCCCTTGGAGCAGGCGCTGGCCGTGATGGTCACCACCTTCCACAAGTACTCGGGGAAGGAGGGTGACAAGTACAAGCTGAGCAAGGCTGAGCTGAAGGAGCTGCTCACCAAGGAGCTGCCCAGCTTCATCAGC AAACAAACGGACGAGGCCGGCTTCCAGAAGCTGATGAGCAACCTGGACAGCAACAGGGACAACGAGGTGGACTTCCACGAGTACGCCACCTTCCTGGCCTGCGTGGCCATGATGTGCAACGAGTTCTTCCAGGGCTACCCCGACAAGGTGCCGCGCAAGAAGTGA
- the LOC119713864 gene encoding protein S100-A4-like isoform X1, with the protein MKFTQWLLHPKTAPREVSASRMDLGRVGGGMGPHHPLTPSPGLSPRRRLAMACPLEQALAAMVTTFHKYSGKEGDKYKLSKAELKELLNKELPSFGSKQMDEGEFRRLVNDLDHDKDSEVDFKEFACFLACVAMGFNEFFKDAKQPRKK; encoded by the exons ATGAAATTCACCCAGTGGTTGCTGCACCCCAAAACAGCCCCCAGAGAGGTGTCAGCATCCCGGATGGATTTGGGCAGGGTGGGTGGGGGGATGGGTCCCCATCACCCCCTGACACCGTCCCCGGGGCTGTCCCCACGCAGGAGGCTGGCGATGGCGTGTCCCCTGGAGCAGGCGCTGGCCGCGATGGTCACCACCTTCCACAAGTACTCGGGGAAGGAGGGCGACAAGTACAAGCTGAGCAAGGCCGAGCTGAAGGAGCTGCTCAACAAGGAGCTGCCCAGCTTCGGAAGC AAGCAAATGGACGAGGGGGAGTTCAGGAGGCTGGTCAACGACCTGGACCACGACAAGGACAGCGAGGTGGACTTCAAGGAGTTCGCCTGCTTCCTGGCCTGCGTGGCCATGGGCTTCAACGAGTTCTTCAAGGACGCCAAGCAGCCCCGCAAGAAGTGA
- the LOC119713864 gene encoding protein S100-A4-like isoform X2 has product MGYKPPARGGCSTPAATAPRRLQHRPRRLAMACPLEQALAAMVTTFHKYSGKEGDKYKLSKAELKELLNKELPSFGSKQMDEGEFRRLVNDLDHDKDSEVDFKEFACFLACVAMGFNEFFKDAKQPRKK; this is encoded by the exons ATGGGCTATAAACCCCCGGCACGTGGTGGCTGCAGCACCCCAGCGGCTACAGCACCCCGGCGACTGCAGCACCGACCCCG GAGGCTGGCGATGGCGTGTCCCCTGGAGCAGGCGCTGGCCGCGATGGTCACCACCTTCCACAAGTACTCGGGGAAGGAGGGCGACAAGTACAAGCTGAGCAAGGCCGAGCTGAAGGAGCTGCTCAACAAGGAGCTGCCCAGCTTCGGAAGC AAGCAAATGGACGAGGGGGAGTTCAGGAGGCTGGTCAACGACCTGGACCACGACAAGGACAGCGAGGTGGACTTCAAGGAGTTCGCCTGCTTCCTGGCCTGCGTGGCCATGGGCTTCAACGAGTTCTTCAAGGACGCCAAGCAGCCCCGCAAGAAGTGA